A genome region from Gadus chalcogrammus isolate NIFS_2021 chromosome 7, NIFS_Gcha_1.0, whole genome shotgun sequence includes the following:
- the sytl2a gene encoding synaptotagmin-like protein 2 isoform X10: protein MPMSQSMENLGARTEEDKGQGSSLGQLNLSMDDVGAAVPPASLHPDPLQVRRMSKSVPALQQLEETDDDDDDESFGTKPRRRTTSVVSNLSLSSGLASMSSVSGSMTSISNGDFGDIEVQGTMQFALNYVQKLGELQIFVVQCKDLALAEPKKSRSDPYVKCYLVPDKTKLGKRKTTVKKRTLNPSYNEILRFKILMEVLRMQNLNISVWHNDTFGRNSFLGEISLDLSEWDFANTQINDYALTPRPLSQFPSPLAMRSKPTNKTGQMRVALRYLPQPSHGKKTSKMEPGEVQIWVKDCKDLPPARGVIIDPFVKCTVLPDTSKKSRQKTRVVKRTANPMFNHTMVYDGFRPEDLREACAEITVWDHDRLNNHYIGGLRLGLGTGKSYGGEVDWMDSSEPETNLWEKMMGSEGEWVEDILPLRTFVVAKSRAK from the exons ATGCCTATGTCCCAAAGCATGGAGAATCTTGGCGCACGCACAG AAGAAGACAAAGGCCAAGGCAGCTCTCTGGGACAGCTGAATCTGAGTATGGATGACG TTGGGGCTGCTGTGCCGCCCGCCTCTCTCCACCCAGACCCCCTGCAGGTTCGGAGGATGAGTAAATCCGTGCCCGCGCTGCAGCAGCTGGAAGAG ACggacgacgatgacgacgacgagTCATTTGGCACCAAACCCAGAAGGAGGACCACCAGCGTCGTGTCAAACCTCAGCCTCTCCTCGGGCCTGGCTTCCATGTCCTCT GTCAGTGGCAGTATGACCAGTATCAGCAATGGAGACTTCGGAGACATTGAGGTGCAGGGCACAATGCAGTTTGCGTTGAACTATGTCCAGAAGCTGGGTGAATTGCAGATCTTCGTGGTCCAGTGCAAAGACCTGGCGCTGGCAGAACCCAAGAAGAGCCGCTCCGACCC GTATGTCAAGTGCTACCTTGTCCCTGATAAAACCAAGTTGGGAAAGAGAAAGACCACAGTGAAGAAGAGGACGTTGAATCCCTCCTATAATGAAATACTCAGG TTTAAGATCCTAATGGAAGTGCTGAGAATGCAGAACCTCAACATCTCCGTGTGGCACAATGACACGTTTGGACGGAACAGCTTCCTTGGCGAGATCAGCTTGGATTTATCCGAGTGGGACTTTGCAAACACCCAAATAAACGACTATGCACTTACACCACGG CCATTGTCACAGTTTCCCTCTCCGCTGGCTATGCGCTCCAAGCCCACCAACAAGACGGGGCAGATGAGGGTGGCCCTGCGCTACCTCCCCCAGCCCTCGCACG GCAAGAAGACATCCAAGATGGAGCCGGGTGAGGTGCAGATCTGGGTGAAGGACTGCAAAGACCTCCCGCCTGCCCGGGGGGTCATCATCGACCCGTTTGTGAAATG CACTGTGCTCCCTGACACCAGCAAGAAGAGCCGGCAGAAGACCCGCGTGGTGAAGCGGACGGCCAACCCCATGTTCAACCACACCATGGTGTACGACGGCTTCCGGCCCGAGGACCTGAGAGAGGCCTGCGCCGAGATCACGGTGTGGGACCACGATCGACTCAACAACCATTACATCGGCGGCCTCAGGCTAGGTCTCGGAACAG GTAAAAGTTATGGAGGAGAAGTAGACTGGATGGATTCTTCTGAACCTGAAACCAACCTATGGGAGAAGATGATGGGCTCCGAGGGAGAATGGGTGGAAGACATTCTGCCTCTGAGAACATTTGTGGTGGCAAAAAGCCGGGCCAAGTGA